A window from Tenacibaculum singaporense encodes these proteins:
- a CDS encoding FAD-dependent oxidoreductase, whose product MKTDIQEEINTLLRENIDNFLKEIQESLPSNVTVSTNWGSLHNVYEHYKNSHIFNRRLQFNPFVIVYCESPEDVQNTFKAAKNNKLPFKVRAGGHDHEGECTGTNIVLIDVSKMNYPEHDNEKVYIKNIDGEKIAHIRPGIRFKDLTSRLADQDVMIPHGTCATVGIAGFTMGGGWGPWTRKYGMCCERLVGATVLLGNGEFAELNEKNGEIPDLLWALRGGGGMSYGIVTELRIKTFELPKILHRFNVVWNPYSHLNPDKVEENVPTLEVLQKWEEIIQPNNSPQLIGTNLKVSARSWDENTPIPYKTIYLNCQFNGYWEGDEISLREFIKDNFKGVLAVTDNMLTIEPATGADFEHKSNYGEHLMSSWDRESFNEIKLSMLPPELLMGTPLQPDLDLPAPHKITSRLVDKKGLGEEGHQKLIESLCSPLLNEHNRKNTITSYITLGAITGDFYKKHPETNSAFPYNDKQYTIQYQCWWEALDANMDPAIKKYIEEKIKNFQDNTLYDYTNRALDWIEVCRDFDIPNTSGAFISFKDSSIPTKTYFAQNYNELIRIKEQYSKDPYNHFRTRKTII is encoded by the coding sequence ATGAAAACTGACATTCAAGAAGAAATTAATACGCTACTTAGAGAAAACATTGACAACTTTTTAAAAGAAATCCAAGAATCGTTACCTTCAAATGTAACAGTATCTACAAATTGGGGGAGTCTACATAATGTTTACGAACATTATAAAAATAGCCATATTTTCAATAGAAGATTGCAATTCAATCCCTTTGTGATTGTTTATTGCGAAAGCCCTGAAGACGTACAAAATACATTCAAAGCTGCAAAGAACAACAAGCTCCCTTTCAAAGTCAGAGCTGGAGGTCATGATCACGAAGGCGAATGTACTGGAACTAATATTGTGTTAATAGATGTTTCTAAAATGAACTATCCCGAACATGATAATGAAAAAGTTTATATTAAAAATATTGACGGAGAAAAAATCGCACATATTCGTCCAGGTATTCGTTTTAAAGATCTAACTTCAAGACTCGCTGACCAAGACGTTATGATTCCCCACGGTACTTGTGCTACTGTTGGTATTGCTGGCTTCACCATGGGTGGTGGCTGGGGACCATGGACTCGTAAATATGGCATGTGCTGTGAACGTTTAGTCGGCGCTACCGTTTTGTTAGGAAACGGAGAGTTTGCAGAACTCAATGAAAAAAATGGTGAGATTCCTGATTTACTTTGGGCATTAAGAGGCGGTGGTGGCATGAGTTACGGAATTGTAACCGAACTTAGAATTAAAACTTTTGAACTACCTAAAATATTACATCGCTTCAATGTCGTTTGGAATCCGTATTCCCATTTAAATCCAGATAAAGTTGAAGAAAATGTTCCTACTCTTGAAGTGCTACAAAAATGGGAGGAAATTATTCAACCTAACAACTCACCTCAACTTATTGGAACCAACTTAAAAGTGAGTGCAAGATCGTGGGATGAAAACACACCTATTCCTTATAAAACCATCTATCTTAATTGCCAGTTTAATGGGTATTGGGAAGGAGATGAAATAAGCTTAAGGGAGTTTATAAAAGATAACTTTAAAGGTGTACTTGCCGTTACAGATAATATGTTAACTATTGAACCTGCCACAGGTGCAGATTTTGAACATAAAAGCAACTATGGTGAACACCTAATGAGTTCATGGGACAGGGAGTCTTTTAATGAAATTAAGTTATCCATGCTCCCTCCTGAGTTATTAATGGGGACACCGCTACAACCAGATTTAGATCTACCTGCACCACATAAAATAACTTCAAGACTTGTTGATAAAAAAGGTTTAGGAGAAGAAGGGCATCAAAAACTAATTGAAAGCTTGTGCTCTCCTCTATTAAATGAGCATAACAGGAAAAATACTATTACATCTTATATTACCTTAGGAGCTATTACAGGCGATTTTTACAAAAAACATCCTGAGACAAATAGTGCTTTTCCATATAATGACAAACAATATACCATACAATACCAATGTTGGTGGGAAGCTTTAGATGCAAATATGGATCCAGCAATTAAAAAGTATATTGAAGAAAAAATAAAAAACTTCCAAGACAATACTTTATATGATTACACCAATAGAGCGCTAGATTGGATTGAAGTATGTAGAGATTTTGATATCCCAAATACCTCTGGCGCATTTATAAGCTTTAAGGATAGTTCTATCCCTACTAAAACATATTTTGCCCAAAACTACAATGAACTTATTAGGATTAAAGAACAATACTCGAAAGATCCTTATAATCACTTCAGAACAAGAAAAACAATAATATAA